In a genomic window of Ptiloglossa arizonensis isolate GNS036 chromosome 12, iyPtiAriz1_principal, whole genome shotgun sequence:
- the Cych gene encoding cyclin H, protein MFPQSSQKRYWVFSDENDLTVLREKTNAEFIERHGTNMTPEEREEYFLSHTEERTLLRFYESQLRDFCRRFSPPMPRATIATALHYFKRFYLRNSVMDYHPKEILVTCVYLACKVEEFNVSICQFVANIKGDREKASDIILNNELLLMQQLNYNLTVHNPFRPVEGLMIDIKTRYTSLENPERLRPYIDEFLERVFLTDSVLLYAPSQVALAATLHAASRASANLDNYVTDILFSKEHLGCIIEAVRKIRSMAKCVESPSRDVVRALEKKLEKCRNQENNPDSEIYKQRMQEMLDEEDLQDNEKYAKIMQDQAANDEKILGVSKVLSPSAL, encoded by the exons ATGTTCCCGCAAAGTTCACAGAAAAGGTATTGGGTATTTAGCGATGAAAATGATTTGACAGTGCTGAGGGAGAAAACAAATGCCGAGTTTATCGAAAGACATGGTACAAACATGACG cCAGAGGAAAGGGAGGAATACTTTCTATCGCATACAGAGGAGCGTACGTTACTTCGTTTTTATGAATCGCAATTAAGAGATTTTTGTCGTCGCTTCAGCCCTCCGATGCCACGTGCTACTATAGCAACTGCATTGCATTACTTTAAAAGGTTTTACCTCAGAAACAGTGTTATGGATTATCATCCAAAAGAGATTCTAGTCACGTGTGTTTACTTGGCCTGTAAA GTAGAGGAATTCAATGTGTCTATATGTCAATTTGTTGCTAACATTAAAGGTGATAGAGAAAAAGCATCCGATATTATACTTAATAACGAATTGCTTCTTATGCAACAGTTGAACTATAATTTAACGGTACATAATCCGTTTAGACCTGTCGAGGGATTGATGATCGATATCAAG acgagGTACACTTCTTTGGAAAATCCAGAAAGATTGAGGCCGTACATAGATGAATTTTTGGAAAGAGTTTTCTTAACCGATAGTGTTTTACTTTATGCACCGAGTCAAGTTGCTTTAGCAGCAACATTACATGCTGCATCCAGAGCTTCTGCCAATCTAGATAATTATGTGACCGATATATTGTTTTCAAAGGAACACTTAGGATGTATTATCGAAGCAGTAAGAA AAATAAGGTCTATGGCTAAATGCGTAGAATCTCCTTCGAGAGATGTGGTAAGggctttggaaaaaaaattagaaaaatgtagGAATCAGGAAAATAATCCTGACAGTGAGAT ATATAAAcaaagaatgcaagaaatgttGGACGAAGAAGATTTGCAGGATAACGAGAAATATGCAAAAATAATGCAGGACCAGGCAGCAAACGATGAAAAGATTTTGGGAGTCAGTAAAGTCCTTTCTCCTTCTGcactttaa